The following coding sequences lie in one Gadus macrocephalus chromosome 1, ASM3116895v1 genomic window:
- the ampd2b gene encoding AMP deaminase 2 isoform X1, producing MRTSQKPLLTPLTCTRNPVPKPTPTRNNTWPPCPRTLATAARWSMGWCTCSPPKAPREAKNYPTHHCPLHCSLGSTELDLPYTDLREYIADMNVMMALIINGPVKSFCYRRLQYLSSKFQMHILLNEMKELAEQKKVPHRDFYNIRKVDTHIHASSCMNQKHLLRFIKRAMKKFPKEIVHVEQGRGQTLMEVFDSMNLTAFDLSVDTLDMHADRNTFHRFDKFNAKYNPIGESILREIFIKTDNHVEGKYFGHIIKEVMADLEESKYQNVELRLSIYGRCRDEWDKLAKWAVMHHVYSDNVRWLVQVPRLFDVYHTKKQLSSFQEMLENIFMPLFEVTVHPGSHPELHLFLQHVVGFDSVDDESKPEQHIFNLDSPLPARWTGEENPPYSYYLYYTYANMTVLNHLRRQRGFNTFVLRPHCGEAGPIHHLVSGFMLSENISHGLLLRKAPVLQYLYYLAQVGIAMSPLSNNSLFLSYHRNPLLEYLSRGLPVSLSTDDPLQFHFTKEPLMEEYSIAAQVWKLSSCDMCELARNSVLMSGFSHKVKSNWLGPYFVKEGREGNDIRRTNVPDIRVAYRYETMCEELNLIIQAIRTDQLETIEEEACLTMKDDRNH from the exons ATGAGGACGTCCCAGAAACCACTGCTG ACCCCACTCACATGCACCCGGAACCCGGTTCCAAAGCCCACCCCTACGAGAAACAACACCTGGCCGCCATGCCCCCGGACGCTGGCTACGGCTGCCAGATGGTCGATGGGGTGGTGCACGTGTTCACCTCCCAAGGCACCACGTGAGGCCAAGAACTACCCCACACACCACTGCCCACTTCACTGCTCACTAGG GAGCACAGAGCTTGACCTGCCCTATACGGACCTGCGAGAATACATTGCTGATATGAACGTGATGATGGCCCTCATCATCAACGGCCCAGT AAAATCCTTTTGCTATCGCCGTCTGCAATACCTGAGCTCCAAGTTCCAGATGCACATCCTGCTGAACGAGATGAAGGAGCTGGCGGAACAGAAGAAAGTCCCGCACCGAGACTTCTACAACATCCGCAAG GTGGACACGCACATCCACGCCTCGTCCTGCATGAACCAGAAGCACCTGCTGCGCTTCATCAAGCGGGCCATGAAGAAGTTCCCCAAGGAGATCGTCCACGTGGAACAGGGCCGCGGCCAGACCCTCATGGAGGTCTTCGACAGCATGAACCTCACCGCCTTCGACCTGAGCGTCGACACGCTGGACATGCACGCT GACCGCAACACTTTCCATCGTTTTGACAAATTCAACGCCAAGTACAACCCTATCGGCGAGTCCATCCTGAGGGAGATCTTCATAAAAACAGACAATCACGTGGAGGGGAAATACTTCGGTCACATCATAAAG GAGGTAATGGCTGACCTGGAGGAGAGCAAGTACCAGAACGTGGAGCTCAGGCTGTCCATCTACGGCCGGTGCAGAGACGAGTGGGACAAGCTGGCCAAGTGGGCGGTCATGCACCACGTCTACTCAGACAATGTGCGCTGGCTTGTGCAAGTACCGAGACTCTT TGATGTCTACCATACCAAGAAGCAGCTGTCCAGCTTTCAGGAGATGTTGGAGAACATCTTCATGCCCCTGTTTGAGGTCACCGTCCACCCAGGCAGCCACCCTGAGTTACACCTCTTCCTACAGCAT GTGGTGGGCTTCGACAGCGTGGATGACGAATCCAAGCCTGAGCAGCACATCTTTAACCTGGACAGCCCGCTCCCAGCTCGCTGGACAGGGGAGGAAAACCCCCCCTACTCATACTACCTCTACTATACCTACGCCAACATGACCGTGCTCAATCACCTGCGCAG GCAACGTGGGTTCAACACCTTCGTGCTGCGTCCCCACTGCGGAGAGGCAGGACCGATCCACCACCTGGTGTCTGGCTTCATGCTGTCAGAGAACATCTCCCACGGCCTGCTGCTGAGGAAG GCTCCCGTCCTGCAGTACCTGTACTACCTGGCCCAGGTCGGCATCGCCATGTCCCCCCTCAGCAACAACAGCCTGTTCCTCAGCTACCACCGCAACCCCCTCCTGGAGTACCTGTCGCGGGGCCTGCCGGTCTCCCTGTCCACAGACGACCCCCTGCAGTTCCACTTCACCAAG GAGCCTCTTATGGAGGAGTACAGCATCGCGGCCCAAGTGTGGAAGCTGAGCTCCTGCGACATGTGTGAGCTGGCCAGGAACAGTGTGTTGATGAGTGGCTTCTCCCACAAG GTGAAGAGCAACTGGCTGGGCCCATACTTTGTGAAGGAGGGCCGCGAAGGGAACGACATCAGACGGACCAACGTGCCTGACATCCGCGTGGCCTACCGATACGAGACCATGTGTGAGGAGCTCAACCTGATCATTCAGGCCATCCGCACAGACCAGCTGGAGACCATCGAAGAAGAGGCCTGTCTGACTATGAAGGACGACAGGAATCACTAG
- the ampd2b gene encoding AMP deaminase 2 isoform X2 codes for MDGKYKEIAEELFSRSLAESEMRSAPYEFPEDSPIEQLEERRQRLERQISQDVKFEPDILLRAKQEFMKTDSATDLEYLKDEDQASYYLERELIPEREYQRVSISGEEKCGVPFTDLLDAAKCVVKALFIREKYMGESLQSFCPTTARYLQELSDRPLGACDEDVPETTADPTHMHPEPGSKAHPYEKQHLAAMPPDAGYGCQMVDGVVHVFTSQGTTSTELDLPYTDLREYIADMNVMMALIINGPVKSFCYRRLQYLSSKFQMHILLNEMKELAEQKKVPHRDFYNIRKVDTHIHASSCMNQKHLLRFIKRAMKKFPKEIVHVEQGRGQTLMEVFDSMNLTAFDLSVDTLDMHADRNTFHRFDKFNAKYNPIGESILREIFIKTDNHVEGKYFGHIIKEVMADLEESKYQNVELRLSIYGRCRDEWDKLAKWAVMHHVYSDNVRWLVQVPRLFDVYHTKKQLSSFQEMLENIFMPLFEVTVHPGSHPELHLFLQHVVGFDSVDDESKPEQHIFNLDSPLPARWTGEENPPYSYYLYYTYANMTVLNHLRRQRGFNTFVLRPHCGEAGPIHHLVSGFMLSENISHGLLLRKAPVLQYLYYLAQVGIAMSPLSNNSLFLSYHRNPLLEYLSRGLPVSLSTDDPLQFHFTKEPLMEEYSIAAQVWKLSSCDMCELARNSVLMSGFSHKVKSNWLGPYFVKEGREGNDIRRTNVPDIRVAYRYETMCEELNLIIQAIRTDQLETIEEEACLTMKDDRNH; via the exons CCTAGCTGAGAGCGAGATGCGGAGCGCGCCCTACGAGTTCCCCGAGGACAGCCCCATCGAGCAGCTGGAGGAGCGACGCCAGCGCCTGGAGAGACAGATCAGCCAGGATGTCAA GTTCGAGCCAGATATTCTGCTGCGAGCGAAACAGGAATTCATGAAAACAGACAGCGCTACAGATCTAGA ATATTTGAAGGACGAGGACCAGGCGAGTTACTATCTGGAGAGAGAGCTGATTCCTGAGAGGGAGTACCAGAGAGTCTCCATTTCCGGGGAGGAGAAATGCGGG GTGCCCTTCACAGATCTGCTggatgcagccaagtgtgtggtGAAGGCTCTGTTCATCAGGGAGAAATACATGGGCGAGTCTCTGCAGAGCTTCTGCCCGACCACCGCCCGCTACCTGCAGGAGCTGAGTGACCGGCCCCTGGGGGCCTGCGATGAGGACGTCCCAGAAACCACTGCTG ACCCCACTCACATGCACCCGGAACCCGGTTCCAAAGCCCACCCCTACGAGAAACAACACCTGGCCGCCATGCCCCCGGACGCTGGCTACGGCTGCCAGATGGTCGATGGGGTGGTGCACGTGTTCACCTCCCAAGGCACCAC GAGCACAGAGCTTGACCTGCCCTATACGGACCTGCGAGAATACATTGCTGATATGAACGTGATGATGGCCCTCATCATCAACGGCCCAGT AAAATCCTTTTGCTATCGCCGTCTGCAATACCTGAGCTCCAAGTTCCAGATGCACATCCTGCTGAACGAGATGAAGGAGCTGGCGGAACAGAAGAAAGTCCCGCACCGAGACTTCTACAACATCCGCAAG GTGGACACGCACATCCACGCCTCGTCCTGCATGAACCAGAAGCACCTGCTGCGCTTCATCAAGCGGGCCATGAAGAAGTTCCCCAAGGAGATCGTCCACGTGGAACAGGGCCGCGGCCAGACCCTCATGGAGGTCTTCGACAGCATGAACCTCACCGCCTTCGACCTGAGCGTCGACACGCTGGACATGCACGCT GACCGCAACACTTTCCATCGTTTTGACAAATTCAACGCCAAGTACAACCCTATCGGCGAGTCCATCCTGAGGGAGATCTTCATAAAAACAGACAATCACGTGGAGGGGAAATACTTCGGTCACATCATAAAG GAGGTAATGGCTGACCTGGAGGAGAGCAAGTACCAGAACGTGGAGCTCAGGCTGTCCATCTACGGCCGGTGCAGAGACGAGTGGGACAAGCTGGCCAAGTGGGCGGTCATGCACCACGTCTACTCAGACAATGTGCGCTGGCTTGTGCAAGTACCGAGACTCTT TGATGTCTACCATACCAAGAAGCAGCTGTCCAGCTTTCAGGAGATGTTGGAGAACATCTTCATGCCCCTGTTTGAGGTCACCGTCCACCCAGGCAGCCACCCTGAGTTACACCTCTTCCTACAGCAT GTGGTGGGCTTCGACAGCGTGGATGACGAATCCAAGCCTGAGCAGCACATCTTTAACCTGGACAGCCCGCTCCCAGCTCGCTGGACAGGGGAGGAAAACCCCCCCTACTCATACTACCTCTACTATACCTACGCCAACATGACCGTGCTCAATCACCTGCGCAG GCAACGTGGGTTCAACACCTTCGTGCTGCGTCCCCACTGCGGAGAGGCAGGACCGATCCACCACCTGGTGTCTGGCTTCATGCTGTCAGAGAACATCTCCCACGGCCTGCTGCTGAGGAAG GCTCCCGTCCTGCAGTACCTGTACTACCTGGCCCAGGTCGGCATCGCCATGTCCCCCCTCAGCAACAACAGCCTGTTCCTCAGCTACCACCGCAACCCCCTCCTGGAGTACCTGTCGCGGGGCCTGCCGGTCTCCCTGTCCACAGACGACCCCCTGCAGTTCCACTTCACCAAG GAGCCTCTTATGGAGGAGTACAGCATCGCGGCCCAAGTGTGGAAGCTGAGCTCCTGCGACATGTGTGAGCTGGCCAGGAACAGTGTGTTGATGAGTGGCTTCTCCCACAAG GTGAAGAGCAACTGGCTGGGCCCATACTTTGTGAAGGAGGGCCGCGAAGGGAACGACATCAGACGGACCAACGTGCCTGACATCCGCGTGGCCTACCGATACGAGACCATGTGTGAGGAGCTCAACCTGATCATTCAGGCCATCCGCACAGACCAGCTGGAGACCATCGAAGAAGAGGCCTGTCTGACTATGAAGGACGACAGGAATCACTAG